From the genome of Deinococcus sp. JMULE3, one region includes:
- a CDS encoding nucleoside deaminase translates to MSGVVGRGEWEAGGAAGAPGAGWHAALSEAWDAYVAGSLPIGACVIDAAGTVIARGRNRLNEPRDVAGVISGSDLAHAEINALLALPGTPRPDCYGWTVLTTVQPCPQCAGAIAMSGLRGVAYAAADPWAGCTHLLTHDPYVSRKRIRVERAPADVQRAALRLMLHALLDELQAGGNRNVLDSFDAAHPQDVLFAEALHASGTLAALRDRRAPLAEALAVLA, encoded by the coding sequence GTGAGCGGGGTTGTGGGCCGTGGGGAGTGGGAAGCGGGAGGAGCGGCCGGGGCACCCGGCGCGGGCTGGCACGCGGCCCTGTCGGAGGCGTGGGACGCGTACGTGGCGGGGTCGCTGCCCATCGGCGCGTGCGTGATCGACGCTGCCGGGACCGTGATCGCGCGGGGCCGCAACCGCCTGAACGAGCCGCGCGACGTGGCGGGCGTGATCAGCGGCTCAGACCTGGCGCACGCGGAGATCAACGCGCTGCTGGCCCTGCCAGGTACGCCCCGCCCGGACTGTTACGGCTGGACGGTGCTGACGACGGTGCAGCCCTGCCCGCAGTGCGCCGGGGCGATCGCCATGAGTGGCCTGCGCGGTGTGGCGTACGCGGCGGCGGACCCGTGGGCGGGCTGCACGCACCTGCTGACCCATGACCCGTACGTGTCCCGTAAGCGCATCCGCGTGGAGCGCGCCCCGGCGGACGTGCAGCGCGCGGCGCTAAGGCTGATGCTGCACGCCCTGCTGGACGAACTTCAGGCCGGTGGCAACCGCAACGTGCTGGACAGCTTCGACGCGGCGCACCCGCAGGACGTGCTCTTCGCGGAGGCGCTGCACGCTTCCGGCACCCTGGCGGCCCTGCGTGACCGCCGCGCGCCGCTGGCCGAGGCGCTGGCGGTGCTGGCGTGA
- a CDS encoding GGDEF domain-containing protein, with product MPRPTILTRADFETAFDTLQGAPLTLAVLDLDHFKTLNDSLGHAEGDRVLRGVERLLSGSLPTGSVIGRIGGDEYAAILPETAAETALILLDEVIKHFHIHRDPQWPRGLGLSVGLAARPAHASTYDDLKRAADEAMIRAKREGRGRACIYVESKMVLKSNYYPKSQLERLAKLSGALGRTEASLLREALDDLIEKNRGEL from the coding sequence ATGCCGCGCCCCACCATCCTCACCCGCGCCGACTTCGAAACCGCCTTCGACACCCTCCAGGGCGCCCCCCTGACCCTGGCGGTCCTGGACCTCGACCACTTCAAGACCCTCAACGACTCTCTGGGGCACGCCGAGGGCGACCGCGTGCTGCGCGGCGTGGAACGCCTGCTGTCCGGCAGCCTCCCCACCGGCAGCGTCATCGGGCGCATCGGCGGGGACGAGTACGCCGCCATCCTCCCCGAGACGGCCGCCGAGACCGCCCTGATCCTCCTGGACGAGGTCATCAAGCACTTCCACATTCACCGCGACCCGCAGTGGCCGCGCGGCCTGGGCCTCAGCGTCGGGCTGGCCGCCCGGCCCGCGCACGCCAGCACCTACGACGACCTCAAACGCGCCGCCGACGAGGCCATGATCCGCGCCAAACGCGAGGGCCGCGGCCGCGCGTGCATCTACGTGGAAAGCAAGATGGTCCTGAAGAGCAACTACTACCCCAAGAGCCAGCTCGAACGCCTCGCCAAACTGAGCGGCGCGCTGGGCCGCACCGAGGCCAGCCTGCTGCGCGAGGCGCTCGACGACCTGATCGAGAAGAACCGGGGCGAACTGTGA
- the groES gene encoding co-chaperone GroES: MLKPLGDRVLVEIIEEAEQKTAGGLYVPDSAKEKSQRGKVIAVGSGKLLDNGTRVALDVKEGDTVYFAKYGGTEVSLEGRNYSILAERDILAIVE; this comes from the coding sequence ATGCTGAAACCCCTAGGTGACCGCGTTCTGGTTGAAATCATCGAGGAAGCCGAGCAGAAAACCGCCGGCGGCCTGTACGTCCCCGACAGCGCCAAAGAGAAGAGCCAGCGCGGCAAGGTCATCGCCGTCGGCAGCGGCAAACTGCTCGACAACGGCACCCGCGTCGCCCTTGACGTCAAGGAAGGCGACACCGTGTACTTCGCCAAGTACGGCGGGACCGAAGTCAGCCTCGAAGGCCGCAACTACAGCATCCTCGCCGAACGCGACATCCTCGCCATCGTCGAGTAA
- the groL gene encoding chaperonin GroEL (60 kDa chaperone family; promotes refolding of misfolded polypeptides especially under stressful conditions; forms two stacked rings of heptamers to form a barrel-shaped 14mer; ends can be capped by GroES; misfolded proteins enter the barrel where they are refolded when GroES binds), which translates to MAKQLVFDEQARRALERGVNAVANAVKVTLGPRGRNVVIEKKFGSPTITKDGVTVAKEVELEDKLENIGAQLLKEVASKTNDITGDGTTTATVLGQAVVKEGLRNVAAGANPLALKRGIDKAVLAAIEEIKKLAVPVEDSEAIKKVAGISANDEQVGQEIASAMDKVGKEGVITIEESKGFDTEVDVVEGMQFDKGFINPYFITNPEKMEAVLEDAYILINEKKVSNLKDMLPILEKVAQTGRPLLIIAEDVEGEALATLVVNKLRGTLNIAAVKAPGFGDRRKEMLRDIAAVTGGEVVSEDLGHKLENVTMDMLGRAARIRITKDETTIVDGKGEQSAIDARVNAIKGELDTTDSDYAKEKLQERLAKLAGGVAVIRVGAATETELKEKKHRYEDALSTARSAVEEGIVAGGGTTLLRVIPAVRKAAEALTGDEATGARILIRALEEPARQIAANAGEEGSVIVNAVINSDKPRFGFNAATGEYVDDMIAAGIVDPAKVTRTALQNAASIGALILTTEAIVSDKPEKAAPAPAGGPDMGGMDF; encoded by the coding sequence ATGGCTAAACAGCTCGTGTTCGATGAACAGGCCCGCCGCGCCCTCGAGCGTGGCGTCAACGCCGTCGCCAACGCCGTCAAAGTCACCCTCGGGCCCCGCGGCCGCAACGTCGTCATCGAGAAGAAATTCGGCAGCCCCACCATCACCAAGGACGGCGTCACCGTCGCCAAGGAAGTCGAACTCGAGGACAAACTCGAGAACATCGGCGCCCAGCTGCTGAAAGAAGTCGCCAGCAAGACCAACGACATCACCGGTGACGGCACCACCACCGCCACCGTCCTCGGCCAGGCCGTCGTGAAAGAAGGCCTGCGCAACGTCGCCGCCGGCGCCAACCCCCTCGCCCTGAAGCGCGGCATCGACAAGGCCGTCCTGGCCGCCATCGAAGAAATCAAGAAGCTCGCCGTGCCCGTCGAGGACAGCGAAGCCATCAAGAAAGTCGCGGGCATCAGCGCCAACGACGAACAGGTCGGTCAGGAAATCGCTTCCGCGATGGACAAGGTCGGCAAGGAAGGCGTCATCACCATCGAAGAAAGCAAAGGCTTCGACACCGAAGTGGACGTCGTCGAAGGCATGCAGTTCGACAAGGGCTTCATCAACCCCTACTTCATCACCAACCCCGAGAAGATGGAAGCCGTCCTCGAAGACGCCTACATCCTCATCAACGAGAAGAAGGTCAGCAACCTCAAGGACATGCTGCCCATCCTCGAAAAAGTCGCCCAGACCGGCCGCCCCCTCCTGATCATCGCCGAGGACGTCGAAGGCGAAGCGCTCGCCACCCTGGTCGTCAACAAGCTGCGCGGCACCCTGAACATCGCCGCCGTCAAGGCCCCCGGCTTCGGCGACCGCCGCAAGGAAATGCTGCGCGACATCGCCGCCGTCACCGGCGGGGAAGTCGTCAGCGAAGACCTCGGCCACAAGCTCGAGAACGTCACCATGGACATGCTCGGCCGCGCCGCCCGCATCCGCATCACCAAGGACGAAACCACCATCGTGGACGGCAAGGGTGAGCAGAGCGCCATCGACGCCCGCGTCAACGCCATCAAGGGCGAACTCGACACCACCGACAGCGACTACGCCAAGGAAAAACTCCAGGAGCGCCTCGCCAAACTCGCCGGCGGCGTGGCTGTCATCCGCGTCGGCGCCGCCACCGAAACCGAACTGAAAGAGAAGAAGCACCGCTACGAGGACGCCCTGAGCACCGCGCGCAGCGCCGTGGAAGAAGGCATCGTCGCGGGCGGCGGCACCACCCTGCTGCGCGTCATCCCCGCCGTGCGCAAGGCCGCCGAAGCCCTCACCGGCGACGAAGCGACCGGCGCCCGCATCCTGATCCGCGCGCTCGAAGAGCCCGCCCGTCAGATTGCCGCGAACGCCGGTGAAGAAGGCAGCGTCATCGTGAACGCCGTCATCAACAGCGACAAGCCCCGCTTCGGCTTCAACGCCGCCACCGGCGAGTACGTCGACGACATGATCGCCGCCGGCATCGTCGACCCCGCCAAGGTCACCCGCACCGCGCTGCAGAACGCCGCCAGCATCGGCGCGCTGATCCTCACCACCGAAGCCATCGTCAGCGACAAGCCCGAGAAGGCCGCCCCCGCACCCGCCGGCGGCCCCGACATGGGCGGCATGGACTTCTAA
- a CDS encoding LLM class flavin-dependent oxidoreductase, with translation MKKIGFLSFGHWNPSPQSGTRSAADVLHQTIDLAVAAEELGADGAYVRVHHFAQQLGSPFPLLAAMGAKTKKIELGTGVIDMRYENPLYMAEDAGSADLISGGRLQLGISRGSPEQVIDGWRHFGYAPAPGETEADMARRHAEVFLDVIEGRGFAQPNPRPMFPNPPGLLRLEPYSAGLRDRIWWGAASNATAEWAARMGMNLQSSTLKQNENGQPFHVQQAEQIRAYRNAWKEAGHTREGRVSVSRSIFALVNDQDRMYFGRQGGQDQFGVIDQYRAVFGRSYADEPDRLIEQLRQDEAIAEADTLLLTVPNQLGVDYNAHLIESILTHVAPGLGWR, from the coding sequence ATGAAGAAGATCGGGTTTCTCTCATTCGGGCACTGGAATCCGTCCCCGCAGTCCGGCACGCGCTCGGCGGCGGACGTGCTGCACCAGACCATCGATCTGGCGGTCGCCGCCGAGGAACTGGGCGCGGACGGCGCGTACGTGCGGGTGCATCACTTCGCGCAGCAGCTGGGCTCGCCGTTCCCGCTGCTGGCGGCGATGGGCGCAAAAACGAAAAAAATCGAGCTGGGCACGGGCGTGATCGACATGCGCTACGAGAACCCGCTGTACATGGCCGAGGACGCCGGTTCCGCTGACCTGATCTCCGGCGGGAGGTTGCAGCTGGGCATCAGCCGGGGCTCGCCGGAACAGGTGATCGACGGGTGGCGGCACTTCGGGTACGCGCCCGCTCCCGGCGAGACCGAGGCGGACATGGCGCGGCGGCACGCCGAGGTGTTCCTTGACGTGATCGAGGGCAGAGGCTTCGCGCAGCCGAACCCGCGCCCGATGTTCCCGAACCCGCCGGGTCTGCTGCGCCTGGAGCCTTACTCGGCGGGCCTGCGCGACCGCATCTGGTGGGGCGCCGCGTCGAACGCGACCGCCGAGTGGGCCGCGAGGATGGGCATGAACCTCCAGAGTTCCACCCTGAAGCAGAACGAGAACGGTCAACCCTTCCACGTGCAGCAGGCCGAGCAGATCCGCGCGTACCGCAACGCGTGGAAGGAAGCCGGGCACACCCGCGAGGGGCGCGTGTCCGTCAGCCGCAGCATCTTCGCGCTGGTGAACGACCAGGACCGCATGTACTTCGGACGTCAGGGCGGGCAGGACCAGTTCGGCGTGATCGACCAGTACCGCGCGGTGTTCGGCCGCAGTTACGCCGACGAACCCGACCGCCTGATCGAACAACTGCGGCAGGACGAGGCCATCGCCGAAGCCGACACCCTCCTGCTGACCGTCCCGAACCAGCTGGGCGTGGACTACAACGCGCACCTGATCGAGAGCATCCTCACACACGTCGCCCCCGGCCTCGGCTGGCGCTGA